From the genome of Planctomycetota bacterium:
CTTACCGGAGCCACTCGGCTGTGGCGCGACACCTGGTATGAGAGCACACTGCCTTACTGGCTGCTTGACCGCTTGATGATCCCTACAGACTGCCTGGCGACCCAGACTACGGCTTGGTTTGACAATGGCCGATTCTATGGATGGGAAGGAACCTATTGCTGCGGAGGAACCTGCACTCATGTGTGGCAGTACGCCCAGGCCATGGGCAGGCTGTTCCCGGAACTGGAGCGATCTGTTCGGGCACATGTCGATTTCAACCCAAGCGTTGGCCAGCACTCCAACGGGGGCATCCGCGTTCGTGGAGAATCCCAGTGGATTGCTATCGATGGCCACTGCGGCCGTATCCTCTGCATGTATCGGGAATATCTGAACTCAACGGATGACCGATTCCTGAAAGAACTGTGGCCGCAGGTCAGGAAGGCGATCGATTATATGATTCGTCAAGACGGCAATGCAGACGGAATACTGGAGGGGGAACAGCATAATACCCTTGACGCCCCCTGGTACGGCCCCTCTTCCTGGCTTTCGTCGCTGTACATTGCTGCGATGAAGGCCTCCGCAAAAATGGCCGAAACTATGGGCGAGCCGGATTTTGCCCGTACCTGTGCCGCGATTGCAGAGAGGGGCAGAGAGGAGTTGAAGAAGCGGCTATTCAACGGCGAGTATTTCATTCATAAGCCTGATCCTGCCTATCCCAAAGCCAACCGATCTGGAAACGGTTGCGAAATCGACCAGGTGATGGGGCAGAGCTGGGCTTATCAGGTCGGTTTGGGCCGCATCTTGCCGGAAAAGGAAACCCGGCAGGCTTTGCAATCGCTCTGGAAGTATAACTTCACGCCGGATGTAGGCCCCTTTCGCGAACATTTCAAAGATGGACGCTGGTACGCAGTGGCCGGAGAAGGCGGTCTGATCATGTGCACCTTCCCAAAGGGCGATACCGACATTCTCGCGACAGGTGATAAACGGTTCGGGGCCTACTTCAACGAGTGCATGACGGGGTTCGAATACCAGGTTGCATCCCACATGATTTTCGAAGGCACGCCCGATCTTGTGGAAAAGGGCCTTGCCATCATCCGCACCATCCACGATCGCTATGCCCCGTCACGGCGCAACCCGTACAATGAAGTGGAGTGCAGCGACCATTACGCCAGGGCCATGGCTGCATACGGCGCCTTTATCGCCATCACCGGATTCGAGTACCACGGACCGAACGGTCACATCGGATTTGCGCCGAGGCTGACGCCGGAAAATTTCAAAGCGGCGTTCACGGCGGCCGAGGGCTGGGGCACCTTCAGCCAGAAACGTGAAGGGGCCGCGCTGCGGGCCCGCGTGGAACTCAAGAGGGGCCGGCTGCACCTGAAGACCCTGGCCCTGGCGATTCCGGAAAAGGCGCAGCCTAAGCGGGTGAGCGTGAAGATCGGCGGGGCAACGGTCGGCGCGGGGCACGGAGTGGATGATGGCCGGCTGACGATTACGCTGGCCTCCGAGACAGTGATCGCGCCGGACAAGGCGATTGAAGTGCTGGTCACCTGGTGAGGCCCTCACCGCCCGGCTTCATGCCGCCCGGCCCGGCCGCCGCGCACGCGGTGGCAACGGAGCAGAGAACCAGCATCCCTCCCAAGAGGTGACAGCGAACAGTCATGGGCTGCCTCGCTTTCCTGTTTAGTTGCCGCGCCCCTAATTCGTTACGACCACCGTCTGGCAGGTTCCCGGGGCCGTGACGGGCCAGCGGACGGCGTTGCCCTCGGCCGGCGCGGCCTCGACGTAGTACTCGAAGTCCTCGCCGCCGGACGGGGTGATCCTGGCTGAGTATACGCCGCGCGCCACGTGGGCGAGGGGCACCCGCGTGAACTCGCCCTTCCCAAGCGGTCGCACAAACACGCTTGCCGCGCTCGGCGGCTTCTCCGCGAGGATGATGACCCTGAGGTTAAGCGTCTCGCCGGCATCGAGCGACGTGCGGACCGTCGGCACGATCACCCGCACCGGGCCGCGATAGGCCATCTCCAGACCCGGGAGGTTGAGGCGGGGCAGGTTGTGCTGCTGCCAGTTGGCCACGGTGCCCAGTTCGCCGGGCGTCGTGACGGTGGCCAGGAGGTGCCGGTGCAGGTCGGCCAGGGCCTGCTTCATGACAGCCTCGTCTTTCTTGCCCCAAGCACACTTCAGGCGCTCGGCGGCCATCATGTAGCGGAAGTTCGAGAGCCAGTAATCGAAGCGCTCCAGGCTGCCCGCGCCGCGGACCTCGGGCCGGAGTTTCTCCAGGTCCGCCACGAAGGCGTAGGCCTTGAGGACCTCGTCGACGGGCTTGTTGTTCGGCTTGATGCCGCCCGGGCCGTCCACCCACGTGGTGGGTTCGGGGGTGCAGCCATCGACCTTCTCGAAGATGGCGGCGGCCCGGTCGGCCACCTCCGGGCCGAACTGGTGCAGCGCCCAGTCGCGGTAGAAATCGGCGGTCGGG
Proteins encoded in this window:
- a CDS encoding GH116 family glycosyl hydrolase produces the protein MTEDNEPCCNKPGCCGSGPNRRDFLRFVGLGAAAAALASQEVAAESPGAVDWEKLVPADKKLSPEWVKSLFARGKPERCSGQELKYIGMPIGGIACGQLYVGGDGKLWAWDIFNRPVATSKFDEYDGVHYVTKPEPHSIVEQGFVLQIKAGDKIWKRNLDKTGFKDITFRGEYPIATITYRDPELPVEVVLEAFSPFIPFQAKDSAIPATIMSFQVKNISQKPLDVSVAGWLENAVRRFTGNKDSRCRVNQWQTLGRHSLMTCTWNDGQAEKDAERKTPQPDVVSEKAVGDEDYDHGSMALMLLDGAANAQVNLELTNKPAADTIFPELGTIAPGHSRSAGGKGTPVAAMAQSRILKPGEETRYEYVVSWYFPSLAFHGRQRDLALPRIANLNKMKRHYAAHYGGAGDVSADVARRFKELTGATRLWRDTWYESTLPYWLLDRLMIPTDCLATQTTAWFDNGRFYGWEGTYCCGGTCTHVWQYAQAMGRLFPELERSVRAHVDFNPSVGQHSNGGIRVRGESQWIAIDGHCGRILCMYREYLNSTDDRFLKELWPQVRKAIDYMIRQDGNADGILEGEQHNTLDAPWYGPSSWLSSLYIAAMKASAKMAETMGEPDFARTCAAIAERGREELKKRLFNGEYFIHKPDPAYPKANRSGNGCEIDQVMGQSWAYQVGLGRILPEKETRQALQSLWKYNFTPDVGPFREHFKDGRWYAVAGEGGLIMCTFPKGDTDILATGDKRFGAYFNECMTGFEYQVASHMIFEGTPDLVEKGLAIIRTIHDRYAPSRRNPYNEVECSDHYARAMAAYGAFIAITGFEYHGPNGHIGFAPRLTPENFKAAFTAAEGWGTFSQKREGAALRARVELKRGRLHLKTLALAIPEKAQPKRVSVKIGGATVGAGHGVDDGRLTITLASETVIAPDKAIEVLVTW